The Mesoplasma tabanidae sequence TTTCTGATTCAACTAATCTATCAACTGGAATACCTGTTCATTTAGCAACTATTTCAGCTACATCTTTTTCTGTAACTTCTTCACTAACTAATGTTTCACGAGTATTTTTTTCAGTTTCACTTAATTGTTTTTCTAAACTTGGTAATAAAGAATATTGAATTTCACCAGCACGTTTATAGTTACCTTCATTTTGCGCAATTTCTAATTCATTTCTTAAATTTTCAATTGTTGTTTTAAAACTATTAATTTTTTCTAGTTCTGATTTTTGTTCATTTCATTCGCTATCTAATCTTTCTTGTTCAATTTTTGTTTTTTCTAGTTCTTTAACAGCTTCAGCTAATCTTTCTTTTGACTTGTCGTCTTTTTCCTTTGAAAGAGCACTTTTTTCAATTTCTAATTGCATAACTTTTCTATTTATTTGATCTAACTCAGTAGGCACACTTGCTAATTCAGTTTTAATAGTTGATGAAGCTTCATCAATTAAGTCAATTGCTTTATCTGGTAAGAATCTATCTGTTATATATCTATTTGATAAATTTGCAGCACTAACAATTGCATTATCATGAATTCTAACTCCATGATATGTTTCAAATCTTTCTTTTAATCCTCTAAGAATTGAAATTGTTTGATCAACAGTTGGTTCTTCAACCATCACTCTTTGAAATCTTCTTTCTAATGCAGAATCTTTTTCAATATATTCTCTATATTCTTTTAATGTTGTTGCTCCAATGGCTTTTAATTCACCTCTTGCAAGAGCTGGTTTTAGAAGGTTAGAAACATCCATTCCTCCTCCACTGCCAGTTTTGCCAGCACCAACAATTAAGTGAAGCTCATCAATAAATAAAATTATTTCACCCTCTGATTTTTTAATTTCGTTAACTATAGCTTTAACTCTTGATTCATAATCCCCAAGATACATAGCTCCAGCCATTAAACTTCCCATATCTAATTCTAAAATTCTCTTACCTTTTAAGATTGAAGGTACATCTCCTTTAACAATTCTTTGAGCTAAACCTTCAACTACAGCTGTTTTACCAACTCCTGGCTCACCAATTAAAACTGGATTATTTTTAGTTTTTCTTGAAAGAATTCTAATAACCCTTAAAATTTCTTCTTCTCTACCAATGATTGGATCTATTTTACCGTCTTTAGCTGCTTGAGTTAAGTCACGTGTATATTTTTCTAATGCGTTTACTTCTTCGCCTTTTTGTTGAAATTCCATATTAAATTCCCTCCTCGTAAAAACCTTTTTCTTAGGTTTGATATTATATTAATACATAATTTTAGCAAAGTCAATAATAGAGTGCTAATTAACAAACTAAAGAAAAAAGAAGTTACTAAACTGCAACTTCCCCTGTTATTTTTGCATGACTTTCATAACCTTCAATTTCAATATCATTAAATTCTATATCAAAAATTGACTTATCTGAATTTATCTTAATATTGCATAATGGCAATGGTTCTCTATTTACTTGTTCATTAATTTGATCTAAATGATTTAAATAAATATGTGCATCACCAATTGTATGAACAAAGTATCTTGCTTTTAAATTACATTCTTTTGCTATTAATTCCATTAGCAGTGCATATGAAGCTATATTAAAAGGAACTCCTAAGAATACATCTCCGCTTCTTTGATACAATTGTAAATCCAATCAACCATCTTTTGAAACATAAACTTGTCAAAATGAATGACATGGAGGTAATAACATGTTATCTACTTCTGCCGGGTTTCATGCTGAAACAATATGTCTTCTTGAAAATGGATTCTTTTTAATATCATTAATTAATTTAGCAAATTGATCGACTCCGCCAAAGTCTCTTCATTGTTTTCCATAAACAGGACCTAAATCTCCTCATTTATTACAAAAATCATTATCGTTTTTTAATCTTTCAACAAATTCTTGTAAAGTTTCATTATTAAATTCAGCTGATTTTTTGAAATTATCATAAGGTCATTCATTTCAAATTTTTACATTATTATCAACTAAATATTTTATGTTAGTATCACCCTTAATGAATCATAACATTTCATGAAAGATTGCTTTATAGAAAACTTTTTTTGTTGTTAATAATGGAAAACCTTCACGTAAGTCATATCTTTTTTGAACACCAAACTTAGATATTGTTCCTGTGTTTGTTCGATCTTCTCGTTTTTCTCCATCTTTTAAAATTTCATTAACTAATTCAATATATTGTTTCATGTTCAATCTCCCTTATTCAATGTAAAGATTATAATTCTAAATTTATTATTTTTCTTTTTTAAATATATTGATTTTTATTTTTTTCTAAATATTGTTTTCCTTTAATTGTTATTTGTCTACCACGACCTGTTTTGACTATTAATCTCTCTTTTAAAAATATTGGTTCCATGTTATTTAAAATTGTTTGATTTGGAACATTTATTATTTGAGCTAAACTATCTAAAGAT is a genomic window containing:
- a CDS encoding ATP-dependent Clp protease ATP-binding subunit, whose product is MEFQQKGEEVNALEKYTRDLTQAAKDGKIDPIIGREEEILRVIRILSRKTKNNPVLIGEPGVGKTAVVEGLAQRIVKGDVPSILKGKRILELDMGSLMAGAMYLGDYESRVKAIVNEIKKSEGEIILFIDELHLIVGAGKTGSGGGMDVSNLLKPALARGELKAIGATTLKEYREYIEKDSALERRFQRVMVEEPTVDQTISILRGLKERFETYHGVRIHDNAIVSAANLSNRYITDRFLPDKAIDLIDEASSTIKTELASVPTELDQINRKVMQLEIEKSALSKEKDDKSKERLAEAVKELEKTKIEQERLDSEWNEQKSELEKINSFKTTIENLRNELEIAQNEGNYKRAGEIQYSLLPSLEKQLSETEKNTRETLVSEEVTEKDVAEIVAKWTGIPVDRLVESEKTKLLELETTLEERVKGQNQAIEAVSQAILRSRSGIKDPNKPIGSFLFLGPTGVGKTEIARSLADILFNSSKKMVRIDMSEYMEKHSVSKLIGSPPGYVGYEEGGRLTEAVRRNPYSIVLFDEIEKAHPDVFNILLQVLDEGRITDSLGKTVDFKNTIIILTSNLGSEYILKNGSTSEESKIAIKAELLKHFRPEFLNRIDNVVIFNPLSKENVTEIVTKELNILSTRLENDKNFFLTFDIKAKNKIIDEGYDQQFGARPIKRYIEKNIETLLAQKIISDEVEENIRYTITVENDDFVLSKVRN
- a CDS encoding thymidylate synthase; protein product: MKQYIELVNEILKDGEKREDRTNTGTISKFGVQKRYDLREGFPLLTTKKVFYKAIFHEMLWFIKGDTNIKYLVDNNVKIWNEWPYDNFKKSAEFNNETLQEFVERLKNDNDFCNKWGDLGPVYGKQWRDFGGVDQFAKLINDIKKNPFSRRHIVSAWNPAEVDNMLLPPCHSFWQVYVSKDGWLDLQLYQRSGDVFLGVPFNIASYALLMELIAKECNLKARYFVHTIGDAHIYLNHLDQINEQVNREPLPLCNIKINSDKSIFDIEFNDIEIEGYESHAKITGEVAV